The Microbacterium sp. Nx66 genome contains a region encoding:
- a CDS encoding alpha/beta fold hydrolase yields MPSASTLLVRTLPAVGRVTPRLAGDLAYRLFFSTRPRMAVRAADAATHEAARRGSILVRDIPVTTYTWGGGPRTVLLLHGWRGRASQFAPLVRELVAEGLRVVAFDAPAHGSSGGRRTDIRDWVEAAQELEHTHGPFSALIGHSFGGLAALTVARTSGPVPAVAVVAGAAAPEAFLAQFAHDLRLDPATAERLRTRFHRRLGLDSASAAERYDAAADPLPADTALLLVHDRGDRRMTDQDTLRLHAAHRGRSRLVRTVGLGHTKVLSADPTLDAVVALVTGGLDAVDALGTATGRAATDAAPADRAAALRSATPESAGSPRPGRPPRTAARQW; encoded by the coding sequence ATGCCGTCCGCGTCCACCCTCCTCGTCCGCACCCTCCCCGCTGTGGGACGTGTCACTCCCCGCCTCGCCGGCGACCTCGCATACCGGCTGTTCTTCTCCACCCGCCCGCGGATGGCCGTGCGTGCCGCCGACGCCGCGACCCATGAGGCCGCCCGCCGCGGGAGCATCCTCGTGCGCGACATCCCCGTCACGACCTACACGTGGGGCGGGGGTCCGCGCACCGTGCTGCTTCTGCACGGCTGGCGTGGCCGCGCCTCGCAGTTCGCGCCACTCGTGCGGGAGCTCGTCGCTGAGGGGCTCCGGGTCGTCGCCTTCGACGCTCCGGCCCACGGCTCCTCCGGCGGGCGGAGGACCGACATCCGCGACTGGGTCGAGGCCGCGCAGGAGCTGGAACACACCCACGGCCCCTTCTCCGCCCTCATCGGCCACTCCTTCGGGGGTCTCGCGGCACTGACCGTCGCCCGGACGTCCGGCCCGGTCCCCGCCGTCGCCGTCGTCGCCGGTGCCGCGGCTCCCGAGGCTTTCCTCGCCCAGTTCGCGCACGACCTCCGCCTCGACCCCGCCACCGCGGAACGGCTCCGCACCCGCTTCCACCGCCGACTCGGCCTCGATTCCGCCTCCGCCGCCGAGCGATACGATGCGGCCGCGGATCCTCTGCCCGCCGACACCGCGCTGCTCCTCGTGCACGATCGGGGCGACCGCCGGATGACCGACCAGGACACCCTCAGGCTGCACGCCGCCCACCGCGGCCGCTCCCGCCTCGTCCGCACCGTGGGTCTCGGCCATACGAAAGTGCTGTCGGCGGACCCGACCCTCGATGCGGTGGTCGCCCTCGTGACCGGAGGGCTCGACGCCGTCGATGCGCTCGGCACCGCGACGGGACGGGCAGCCACCGACGCCGCACCGGCAGACCGGGCCGCCGCCCTCCGCAGCGCTACACCCGAATCGGCAGGAAGCCCGCGTCCGGGCCGGCCGCCGCGAACGGCAGCCCGACAGTGGTGA
- a CDS encoding MMPL family transporter gives MTSRGGAWIMLGVVLLIMTALFGLFGSAKAPAGNEQAPAGSESARASALLAEFPNADRQSVIVVASRNDGATLSAQDVDALDSLLPVLGTHADADPTGPLVSEDEKAAVLVTPIAVGQTSTDTAAVISALRADIDEHAPDGMTLLVTGGPAFGADIAASFEGADFTLLLVTILIVAVLLIVTYRSPVLWLLPLAAVGLADGLAGCLTAAAGSAWDLQFDAGIISVLVFGAGTNYALLLISRYREELATTTSHRRALSTAWRRTAPAILASNLTVVLALLTLVLAVIPGTHGLGVSSAIGLLVALASVLFLLPPLLAVCGRNVFWPFVPRPGAAARRGGVWRTIATRVVSRPVVSLLGGAALLAVMTIGLVGTTVGLDQVDKFRVPSESATGLEVLSNHFPAGEAQPILIVTDSGEAEAVLTAARDVEGIVRATPVGTTDDEKLTEILVTSEYAPSTEESLAQITGLRDAVHAVPGAEAVVGGAVATDLDARAGNLADLGVVVPLVLAVSFLVLVLLLRSLVAPLLLLAVNVASAVAAIGAGAWLSRVLFGQHALDLPVPLLAFLFLVALGIDYTIFLVHRARTEAALRGTRVGMVEAVAHTGSVITSAGVVLAAVFAALGVLPLVTLGQLGLIVGVGVIVDTLVVRTVIVPALFALVGDRIWWPGRPASGRLADAR, from the coding sequence ATGACCTCCCGTGGCGGCGCATGGATCATGCTCGGCGTGGTCCTCCTGATCATGACGGCTCTCTTCGGCCTGTTCGGGTCGGCGAAGGCCCCGGCCGGCAACGAGCAGGCCCCCGCGGGATCGGAGTCGGCGCGAGCGAGCGCCCTGCTGGCCGAGTTCCCGAACGCGGATCGCCAGTCCGTGATCGTGGTCGCGTCGCGCAACGACGGCGCGACGCTCTCGGCACAGGACGTCGACGCCCTCGACAGTCTCCTCCCGGTGCTCGGCACGCACGCGGACGCGGATCCGACCGGGCCTCTCGTGAGCGAGGACGAGAAGGCCGCAGTTCTGGTGACGCCGATCGCGGTCGGTCAGACGAGCACCGACACCGCCGCCGTGATCTCGGCGCTCCGCGCCGACATCGACGAGCACGCCCCGGACGGGATGACGCTGCTCGTGACGGGCGGGCCGGCCTTCGGCGCCGATATCGCCGCCTCCTTCGAAGGGGCCGACTTCACCCTGCTGCTCGTGACCATCCTGATCGTCGCGGTACTCCTCATCGTCACGTACCGGTCACCGGTGCTGTGGCTGCTGCCGCTCGCCGCCGTCGGCCTGGCCGACGGACTCGCCGGCTGCCTGACCGCGGCTGCCGGTTCCGCGTGGGACCTGCAGTTCGACGCCGGGATCATCAGCGTCCTCGTCTTCGGCGCCGGGACCAACTACGCCCTCCTCCTGATCTCGAGGTACCGGGAAGAGCTCGCCACCACCACAAGCCATCGCCGGGCGCTCAGCACCGCGTGGCGGCGGACCGCTCCGGCGATCCTCGCCTCGAACCTCACCGTCGTCCTCGCACTCTTGACGCTCGTCCTCGCGGTGATCCCCGGCACGCACGGGCTCGGCGTCTCCTCCGCGATCGGCCTGCTGGTCGCCCTGGCGTCCGTCCTCTTCCTGCTGCCTCCCCTGCTGGCGGTGTGCGGACGGAACGTGTTCTGGCCGTTCGTCCCTCGTCCCGGAGCTGCCGCACGGCGCGGCGGGGTGTGGCGGACGATCGCGACGCGCGTCGTGAGCCGGCCGGTCGTGAGCCTCCTCGGGGGTGCGGCCCTGCTGGCCGTGATGACGATCGGCCTCGTCGGGACGACCGTCGGGCTCGACCAGGTCGACAAGTTCCGGGTCCCGTCCGAGTCCGCGACGGGTCTCGAGGTGCTCTCGAACCACTTCCCGGCAGGAGAGGCGCAGCCGATCCTCATCGTCACGGACAGCGGCGAAGCCGAAGCCGTCCTCACTGCGGCGCGCGACGTGGAGGGCATCGTCCGCGCCACTCCTGTCGGGACGACGGACGATGAGAAGCTCACGGAGATCCTGGTGACCAGCGAGTATGCGCCCAGCACCGAGGAGAGCCTCGCCCAGATCACCGGACTCCGCGATGCCGTGCACGCTGTCCCGGGGGCCGAGGCGGTCGTCGGCGGCGCGGTGGCGACAGATCTCGACGCCCGTGCCGGGAACCTCGCGGACCTCGGCGTCGTGGTGCCTCTCGTCCTGGCGGTGAGCTTCCTGGTGCTCGTGCTCCTGCTGCGGTCGCTGGTCGCCCCGCTGCTGCTGCTCGCCGTCAATGTGGCGAGCGCCGTGGCCGCCATCGGTGCCGGGGCCTGGCTCAGTCGCGTGCTGTTCGGACAGCACGCGCTCGATCTCCCGGTGCCGCTGCTGGCCTTCCTGTTCCTGGTCGCCCTCGGCATCGACTACACGATCTTCCTCGTCCACCGTGCGCGGACCGAAGCGGCGCTGCGGGGCACTCGGGTGGGCATGGTCGAAGCCGTCGCACACACCGGCAGCGTGATCACGAGCGCCGGCGTCGTCCTCGCCGCCGTTTTCGCGGCGCTCGGCGTCCTGCCGCTGGTGACCCTCGGGCAGCTCGGGCTGATCGTCGGCGTGGGCGTGATCGTCGACACCCTGGTGGTCAGGACCGTGATCGTCCCGGCACTCTTCGCGCTCGTCGGCGACCGCATCTGGTGGCCGGGACGACCTGCCTCCGGACGCCTCGCTGACGCGAGGTGA
- a CDS encoding MarR family winged helix-turn-helix transcriptional regulator produces MATDPIDPASPDAAEAIAQALSRLRGRRPGPGGREHGGPHGAHGHGPHGDPHEHFAHHRGHPGMPPWMADGGRLGGPARLRMLEALAAAPEPLSVSALGQAIGVDQPRASRLVQQGVQAGFVRREADPDDARRTRIALTEEGRRLARGMRGERREMLGRALESFTEEERTELARLLTKLADNWRA; encoded by the coding sequence ATGGCCACCGATCCGATCGACCCCGCGTCCCCCGACGCCGCCGAAGCGATCGCGCAGGCGCTCTCCCGACTGCGCGGACGCCGCCCCGGACCCGGCGGTCGCGAGCACGGCGGGCCGCACGGTGCACACGGTCACGGCCCTCACGGCGACCCGCACGAGCACTTCGCTCACCATCGTGGTCACCCGGGGATGCCGCCCTGGATGGCCGACGGCGGCCGCCTCGGCGGACCGGCCCGTCTCCGCATGCTCGAGGCGCTCGCCGCCGCGCCGGAGCCCCTGAGCGTGAGCGCGCTCGGGCAGGCGATCGGCGTGGATCAGCCGCGGGCGTCCCGGCTCGTGCAGCAGGGCGTGCAGGCCGGGTTCGTGCGGCGCGAGGCCGATCCGGACGACGCCCGCCGCACCCGCATCGCGTTGACCGAGGAGGGCCGGCGGCTCGCCCGCGGGATGCGGGGGGAACGCCGCGAGATGCTCGGCCGCGCGCTGGAGTCCTTCACCGAGGAGGAGCGCACCGAGCTCGCGCGGCTGCTCACCAAGCTCGCCGACAACTGGCGCGCCTGA
- a CDS encoding Lrp/AsnC family transcriptional regulator, protein MDFDAELIRALQEDGRASILSLAERVGQSRAIVAARLRTLLGDRTVRVVAAVDPVFLGQHVLAHVSIRTDGAVEVVAEHLRDMSETVLVSAVGGAHDIVTEVRVGSMSELHDLLARIRGSAGVLDINTIIYSTVIKGFFVSEYHGGVTLDGIDEALIELLQTDGRMSFRALGEQVRLSPSAVATRVQRLIDAGVIKISAVEARGLAHRQLSMGVGMTLGDDDEAVIDELRRGRGVDFAARTLGRFDAVATLVEPSAGALYASLERLRALPGVTRIEAWLHLAVLKEDYARTLRPLRTD, encoded by the coding sequence ATGGACTTCGACGCGGAACTCATCCGGGCGCTGCAGGAGGACGGCCGCGCCAGCATCCTCTCCCTCGCCGAGCGCGTCGGCCAGTCCCGCGCCATCGTGGCGGCACGCCTGCGCACCCTGCTCGGCGACCGCACGGTGCGAGTGGTCGCGGCCGTCGACCCGGTGTTCCTCGGCCAGCACGTCCTCGCACACGTGTCGATCCGGACCGACGGCGCCGTCGAGGTGGTCGCCGAGCACTTGCGCGACATGTCCGAGACCGTGCTGGTGTCGGCGGTCGGCGGCGCGCACGACATCGTCACGGAGGTGCGGGTGGGGTCGATGTCGGAGCTCCACGACCTGCTCGCGCGCATCCGCGGGAGCGCCGGGGTGCTCGACATCAACACCATCATCTACTCGACCGTGATCAAGGGGTTCTTCGTCTCGGAGTACCACGGCGGGGTGACGCTCGACGGGATCGACGAGGCTCTCATCGAACTCCTGCAGACCGACGGACGGATGAGCTTCCGCGCGCTCGGCGAGCAGGTGCGACTCTCCCCCAGTGCTGTCGCCACCCGGGTGCAGCGCCTCATCGACGCCGGGGTCATCAAGATCAGCGCCGTGGAGGCCCGCGGGCTCGCGCATCGACAGCTCTCGATGGGCGTGGGCATGACGCTCGGAGATGACGACGAGGCCGTGATCGACGAACTGCGGCGGGGGCGCGGCGTCGACTTCGCAGCACGGACCCTCGGGCGGTTCGATGCCGTCGCGACCCTCGTGGAGCCTTCCGCCGGGGCTCTGTACGCAAGTCTCGAGCGGCTGCGCGCCCTCCCCGGCGTGACCCGGATCGAGGCGTGGCTGCACCTCGCGGTGCTCAAGGAGGACTACGCCCGCACCCTCCGCCCCCTCCGGACGGACTGA
- a CDS encoding cation diffusion facilitator family transporter: MTVVLAFLANILVAIAKTVAAVITSSASMVAEAAHSWADAGNEIFLLIADRRGAKTKDARHPLGYGRNAFVWSLIAAFGIFTAGSIVSIMHGIQELSDTGPVESPVVAYVVLGIAFVLEGASFTQAMVRSRRLAKERGSSTWDFVLETSDTTLRAVFFEDSAALIGLVLAGGSILLHQLTGVAAWDAIGSILVGILLGVVAVILIGRNIAFLVGTSVSPALRSRVGTALLGMDEIERVTYLHIEYVGPNRLFLVAEVDLAGDAREHDVARRLREVERRIEAHDAVETVVLSLSVDDETSLDFARV, translated from the coding sequence GTGACCGTCGTCCTCGCCTTCCTCGCCAACATCCTCGTCGCGATCGCGAAGACGGTCGCCGCCGTCATCACCTCGTCCGCGTCGATGGTCGCGGAGGCCGCGCACTCCTGGGCCGACGCGGGGAACGAGATCTTCCTGCTCATCGCCGACCGGCGCGGCGCGAAGACCAAGGACGCCCGGCATCCGCTCGGCTACGGCCGCAACGCGTTCGTCTGGTCTCTCATCGCCGCGTTCGGCATCTTCACCGCCGGTTCGATCGTGTCGATCATGCACGGGATCCAGGAGCTGTCCGACACCGGCCCCGTGGAGAGCCCGGTCGTCGCCTATGTCGTGCTGGGCATCGCCTTCGTGCTGGAGGGGGCGTCGTTCACGCAGGCGATGGTCCGCTCCCGTCGGCTGGCCAAGGAACGCGGGTCCTCCACGTGGGACTTCGTGCTCGAGACGAGCGACACCACGCTCCGGGCGGTGTTCTTCGAGGACTCCGCCGCCCTCATCGGCCTCGTGCTGGCGGGCGGATCGATCCTCCTGCACCAGCTCACCGGCGTCGCCGCGTGGGATGCGATCGGGTCGATCCTCGTCGGGATCCTGCTCGGCGTCGTCGCCGTGATCCTGATCGGGCGGAACATCGCGTTCCTCGTGGGCACGTCGGTGTCCCCCGCACTGCGCTCGCGGGTGGGCACGGCCCTCCTCGGCATGGACGAGATCGAGCGGGTCACCTACCTGCACATCGAGTACGTGGGGCCGAATCGCCTGTTCCTCGTCGCCGAGGTCGACCTCGCGGGCGATGCGCGCGAGCACGACGTGGCCCGGCGGCTGCGGGAGGTGGAGCGGCGGATCGAGGCCCACGATGCTGTCGAGACCGTCGTGCTGTCGCTCTCGGTGGACGACGAGACCTCGCTGGATTTCGCTCGGGTCTGA
- a CDS encoding MFS transporter: MTTTPTPRSGVHSRARRAGIAAFVGTTIEWYDFYVYATAAALVFGPLFFPSDDPLAETAAAFATFAVAFLVRPLGGIVFGHIGDKLGRRVSLVITLLLMGAATVLVGCLPTYENIGILAPILLILLRAIQGLAVGGEWGGAVLMSVEHAPEKSKTFYGGFTQLGNPAGALLASGIFAIMARGGDTFIIDGGWRIPFLLSIVLIAVGLWVRYRVEESPVFEEKIEGRKQSMPLAFALRVNWKPILLGIGILPISTGGYYLATTFATAYATGEPIAISEQVILDAMTLASFVEFVVTLPVAWLGDKWGRKNVMYIGLITSVLTFAPFLLLMPGRVEPLIFLFASLVRIAMSATYAPIAAILAQMFRPQARYTSIALAYGVGAAIWAGFSPWFATQLIAWTGSVWSVIAMFVGMAVIAGICTRLAPQHSDEAPVTASFTARTDTTANRLP; this comes from the coding sequence ATGACCACTACCCCCACCCCCCGAAGCGGCGTCCACAGCCGCGCACGCCGCGCCGGCATCGCCGCCTTCGTCGGCACCACCATCGAGTGGTACGACTTCTACGTCTACGCCACGGCCGCCGCCCTCGTCTTCGGCCCGCTGTTCTTCCCGAGTGACGACCCCCTGGCCGAGACCGCCGCGGCCTTCGCGACGTTCGCGGTCGCCTTCCTCGTCCGCCCCCTCGGCGGCATCGTCTTCGGGCACATCGGCGACAAGCTCGGCCGGCGTGTCTCGCTCGTCATCACGCTGCTGCTGATGGGCGCGGCGACCGTCCTCGTCGGCTGCCTCCCGACGTACGAGAACATCGGCATCCTCGCGCCCATCCTCCTCATCCTGCTCCGCGCCATCCAGGGCCTCGCGGTCGGCGGCGAATGGGGCGGCGCGGTGCTCATGAGCGTCGAGCACGCTCCCGAGAAGTCGAAGACCTTCTACGGCGGCTTCACCCAGCTCGGCAACCCGGCCGGTGCCCTCCTCGCCTCCGGCATCTTCGCGATCATGGCCCGCGGCGGCGACACGTTCATCATCGACGGCGGCTGGCGCATCCCGTTCCTGCTGTCCATCGTGCTGATCGCCGTCGGCCTCTGGGTCCGGTATCGCGTCGAGGAGTCGCCGGTCTTCGAGGAGAAGATCGAGGGTCGCAAGCAGTCCATGCCGCTGGCCTTCGCCCTCCGTGTCAACTGGAAGCCGATCCTCCTCGGCATCGGCATCCTGCCCATCTCCACCGGCGGCTACTACCTGGCCACCACCTTCGCCACCGCCTACGCGACCGGCGAGCCCATCGCGATCAGCGAGCAGGTCATCCTCGACGCGATGACCCTGGCCTCGTTCGTGGAGTTCGTGGTGACGCTGCCGGTCGCCTGGCTCGGCGACAAGTGGGGCCGCAAGAACGTCATGTACATCGGTCTCATCACCTCCGTGCTGACCTTCGCGCCCTTCCTGCTGCTGATGCCCGGACGCGTGGAGCCGTTGATCTTCCTCTTCGCCTCGCTGGTGCGCATCGCGATGAGCGCGACCTACGCGCCGATCGCGGCGATCCTCGCGCAGATGTTCCGTCCGCAGGCCCGCTACACGTCGATCGCGCTGGCCTACGGTGTCGGCGCTGCGATCTGGGCCGGGTTCTCGCCCTGGTTCGCCACCCAGCTCATCGCCTGGACCGGGAGCGTCTGGTCGGTCATCGCGATGTTCGTGGGCATGGCGGTCATCGCGGGGATCTGCACGCGCCTCGCGCCGCAGCACTCCGACGAGGCTCCGGTCACGGCCTCGTTCACCGCCCGAACCGACACCACGGCGAACCGCCTGCCCTGA
- a CDS encoding MFS transporter, which produces MTSPDPAAGAPEPVATANSGAVAVVGLELRGDTPAPRKQVYSWALWDWATQPFNTVILTFVFTALYLVSASFLPPEVAALDPSDPVRVAAEADLASGLGLGSTIAALGILLLAPVLGQRADAAGRQKLWLGIGTGALILCMLGLWFVEPQPALFWLGVALISAGSVFGEIAAVNSNAMLIGIANPKNVGRISGLGWGFGYLGGIIALVIVVLLDTFDWFGMSTDNGLAYRLIAVGCAVWAIVFSIPIFLNVPEPSLGRPERKVGFFRSYAVLVQDVIGLYRDPQTRSTFWYLLASAVFRDGLGGVFAFGAIIGTAVFRFGTQDIIVFGIAANLVAGVSTIIAGRLDDRLGPKRIILGSIGSMIVAGLAVFLLRDAGSLVFWIGGLVLCAFVGPAQAAARSFLARVTPAGREGEIFGLYATTGRAASWMASAAWTVLIVATSQTAYGILGIVIVLIIGFLLLLPVKAPR; this is translated from the coding sequence ATGACCTCACCCGATCCCGCCGCGGGCGCCCCCGAGCCCGTGGCGACAGCGAACAGCGGCGCCGTTGCCGTCGTCGGACTCGAGCTGCGCGGAGACACCCCCGCACCCCGCAAACAGGTGTACTCCTGGGCGCTGTGGGATTGGGCGACGCAGCCGTTCAACACCGTCATCCTCACGTTCGTCTTCACCGCGCTGTACCTCGTCAGCGCCTCATTCCTGCCGCCGGAGGTCGCCGCCCTCGACCCGAGCGACCCGGTCCGCGTCGCCGCGGAGGCTGACCTCGCCTCCGGTCTCGGACTGGGTTCGACGATCGCCGCCCTCGGCATCCTCCTGCTCGCCCCCGTCCTCGGTCAGCGCGCGGATGCGGCCGGACGACAGAAGCTCTGGCTGGGCATCGGCACCGGCGCCCTCATCCTCTGCATGCTGGGGTTGTGGTTCGTGGAGCCGCAGCCGGCCCTGTTCTGGCTCGGCGTCGCGCTGATCTCCGCCGGCTCCGTGTTCGGCGAGATCGCCGCGGTGAACTCCAACGCCATGCTCATCGGCATCGCGAACCCGAAGAACGTCGGCCGCATCTCCGGACTCGGCTGGGGCTTCGGCTACCTCGGCGGCATCATCGCCCTCGTCATCGTCGTCCTGCTGGACACCTTCGACTGGTTCGGGATGTCCACCGACAACGGCCTCGCGTACCGGCTCATCGCGGTGGGATGCGCCGTCTGGGCGATCGTCTTCAGCATCCCGATCTTCCTCAACGTGCCGGAGCCGTCCCTCGGGCGGCCGGAGCGCAAGGTCGGGTTCTTCCGTTCGTACGCCGTGCTCGTGCAGGACGTGATCGGCCTCTACCGCGACCCGCAGACCCGGTCGACGTTCTGGTACCTGCTCGCCAGCGCCGTGTTCCGCGACGGTCTCGGCGGCGTCTTCGCGTTCGGCGCCATCATCGGCACCGCGGTGTTCCGGTTCGGCACCCAGGACATCATCGTCTTCGGCATCGCCGCGAACCTCGTCGCCGGTGTCTCGACCATCATCGCCGGACGCCTCGACGACCGCCTCGGCCCCAAGCGGATCATCCTCGGCTCGATCGGGTCGATGATCGTCGCTGGACTCGCGGTGTTCCTGCTGCGCGACGCCGGGTCCCTCGTGTTCTGGATCGGCGGCCTCGTGCTCTGCGCCTTCGTGGGACCGGCGCAGGCAGCGGCACGGTCCTTCCTCGCCCGCGTCACACCGGCCGGACGGGAAGGCGAGATCTTCGGCCTCTACGCCACGACGGGCAGGGCGGCGAGCTGGATGGCCTCGGCCGCCTGGACCGTGCTGATCGTCGCCACGAGTCAGACCGCCTACGGCATCCTCGGCATCGTCATCGTGCTCATCATCGGGTTCCTCCTCCTGCTGCCCGTGAAGGCACCGCGCTGA
- the dcd gene encoding dCTP deaminase, with product MLLSDRDIRAELASGRVGLEPHAPEMIQPSSIDVRLDRYFRLFDNHKYPFIDPSVDQPELTRLIEVDPDEPFILHPGEFALGATFEQVTLPDDIAARLEGKSSLGRLGLITHSTAGFIDPGFSGHVTLELANVATLPIKLWPGMKIGQLCFFRLTSPAENPYGSGPYGNRYQGQRGPTASRSFQNFHRTDVGVTDIGAVGG from the coding sequence GTGCTTCTCAGCGATCGCGATATCAGAGCAGAACTCGCCTCCGGCCGCGTCGGCCTGGAACCGCATGCGCCGGAGATGATCCAGCCGTCGAGCATCGATGTGCGGCTGGACCGCTACTTCCGCCTGTTCGACAACCACAAGTACCCGTTCATCGATCCCTCGGTCGATCAGCCCGAGCTCACACGGCTGATCGAGGTCGACCCGGACGAGCCCTTCATCCTGCACCCCGGCGAGTTCGCGCTGGGGGCCACGTTCGAGCAGGTCACCCTGCCGGACGACATCGCCGCCCGGCTGGAGGGCAAGTCCTCTCTCGGCCGCCTCGGGCTCATCACCCACTCGACCGCCGGTTTCATCGACCCGGGTTTCTCCGGGCATGTGACCCTGGAGCTCGCGAACGTGGCGACGCTGCCGATCAAGCTGTGGCCCGGCATGAAGATCGGCCAGCTCTGCTTCTTCCGGCTCACCTCGCCGGCGGAGAACCCGTACGGCTCCGGCCCCTACGGCAACCGCTACCAGGGCCAGCGAGGACCGACGGCGTCCCGCTCCTTCCAGAACTTCCACCGCACGGACGTGGGTGTGACCGACATCGGAGCCGTCGGAGGCTGA
- a CDS encoding DUF3253 domain-containing protein, translating into MADEETGSVDGAGPERAADGHHIVVNGRRWRATDPSIPENLRQELVDELMAARRAVKNAEPDARGRVQDAKTALGERGAPWWEEPSAAQAEERIAATMRALTRKRTDSSICPSDVARAVGGEAWRDRMPDVRRVAADLASRDVVVVTQKGEPVRIADARGPVRIRRGPAL; encoded by the coding sequence ATGGCGGATGAGGAGACCGGAAGCGTCGACGGGGCCGGACCGGAGCGCGCGGCGGACGGGCATCACATCGTCGTGAACGGCCGGCGGTGGCGCGCCACCGATCCGTCGATCCCCGAGAACCTGCGACAGGAGCTCGTGGACGAGCTGATGGCCGCGCGGCGCGCGGTCAAGAACGCGGAGCCCGACGCCCGCGGTCGCGTGCAGGATGCGAAGACCGCCCTCGGCGAGCGGGGGGCGCCGTGGTGGGAGGAGCCCTCCGCAGCCCAGGCGGAGGAGCGGATCGCCGCGACGATGCGCGCCCTCACCAGGAAGCGCACCGACTCGTCGATCTGCCCGAGCGACGTCGCCCGCGCGGTCGGCGGCGAGGCATGGCGCGACCGGATGCCCGACGTCCGCCGTGTCGCGGCGGACCTCGCCTCCCGCGACGTGGTGGTCGTCACGCAGAAGGGTGAACCGGTCCGGATCGCCGACGCCCGCGGACCCGTGCGGATCCGTCGCGGTCCCGCCCTCTGA
- a CDS encoding dihydrofolate reductase family protein: protein MRPLRYAINVTLDGCCHHEAGLPPNEESMRFWTAELERADALLYGRVTYDMMRAAWRRPESGVWPDWMEEWETPFAEVIDGMPKHVVSATLDAVDWNADLVRGDLSEAVRQLKDEPGAGLSVGGVTLPATLADLGLIDEYVFVVHPVVAGHGPRLLDGVHERLRLELVERREFRSGAVMQRYRPVA, encoded by the coding sequence ATGAGGCCGCTGCGGTACGCGATCAACGTGACACTCGACGGCTGCTGCCATCACGAGGCGGGGCTCCCGCCGAATGAGGAGTCGATGCGCTTCTGGACCGCGGAGCTGGAGCGCGCCGACGCTCTGCTCTACGGACGGGTGACGTACGACATGATGCGGGCCGCGTGGCGCCGTCCGGAATCCGGGGTCTGGCCGGACTGGATGGAGGAGTGGGAGACACCCTTCGCCGAGGTCATCGATGGCATGCCGAAGCACGTGGTCTCGGCGACGCTCGATGCCGTCGACTGGAACGCGGACCTCGTGCGCGGCGATCTCTCGGAGGCGGTGCGGCAGCTGAAGGATGAGCCGGGGGCGGGCCTGTCGGTCGGTGGAGTGACCCTGCCCGCGACCCTCGCGGACCTCGGGTTGATCGACGAGTACGTGTTCGTGGTCCATCCGGTCGTCGCGGGGCATGGTCCCCGGCTGCTCGACGGCGTGCACGAGCGTCTTCGGCTCGAACTCGTGGAGCGGCGGGAGTTCCGCTCCGGTGCCGTCATGCAGCGGTATCGTCCGGTGGCCTGA
- a CDS encoding TetR family transcriptional regulator C-terminal domain-containing protein has product MTDTVMQDGRRARGDASRRIVLESATDLASVEGLDGVTIGRLAAASGSSKSSIATLFQSKEGLQLATVAAARDIFVARIIEPARAHPRGAHRLAALLHNALVYSKDRVFTGGCFFAATAADVDSKPGPVSDAVRAALVDWYGYIEAQLRFAAAEGEVDAADVEVLAFELVALNEQANARSLLLRSDKPYGLAAAAMRARLRDAGAPDTALALLAL; this is encoded by the coding sequence ATGACGGACACGGTGATGCAGGACGGTCGGCGGGCGCGGGGCGATGCCTCCCGCCGCATCGTGCTGGAGAGTGCGACCGACCTCGCCTCCGTCGAGGGGTTGGACGGCGTGACGATCGGGCGCCTCGCCGCGGCCTCGGGGTCGAGCAAGAGCAGCATCGCGACGCTGTTCCAGAGCAAGGAGGGCCTGCAGCTCGCGACGGTCGCCGCCGCTCGGGACATCTTCGTCGCGCGGATCATCGAGCCCGCCCGCGCCCATCCGCGAGGAGCGCATCGCCTGGCCGCGCTCCTCCACAATGCCTTGGTCTACTCGAAGGACCGCGTCTTCACGGGCGGCTGCTTCTTCGCGGCGACTGCGGCGGACGTCGACTCCAAGCCCGGCCCCGTGAGCGATGCCGTGCGGGCAGCCCTCGTCGACTGGTACGGGTACATCGAGGCCCAGCTGCGGTTCGCCGCGGCGGAGGGCGAGGTCGACGCGGCCGACGTCGAGGTCCTGGCCTTCGAGCTCGTCGCCCTCAATGAGCAGGCCAACGCGCGGTCGCTCCTCCTGCGGAGCGACAAGCCGTACGGGCTCGCGGCGGCCGCCATGCGCGCACGCCTCCGTGACGCCGGTGCCCCCGACACCGCCCTCGCTCTCCTCGCCCTCTAG